In the Armatimonas rosea genome, CCACCCGGGCTGGTTTGCCAAGGTGAAGCACTTTGTCGGGGGGGAGGGGACGTTTGACTGGCACCACGGGCCGCTCTTTATCGACGAGAACTTCGCCAACCTGCGGGGGCCGGGCGAGGCGATTGGGATTCACTCGGGGGGCGTCGACGGGGTGACACGCTGCCAGTTCCGCTATCAGAACGGGCGCTTCCACTGCGGGCAGATCAATATCCTCATGGCCCTGAGCGATATCGGGCCGGGCGATGGGGCGACCATGGTGATCCCTGCCAGCCATAAGTCCAACTTCACCCACCCGGACACGCATGCCCACCAGATGAAGGGCGGCGAGGTGCGCTCCGCCGACGGCATGGAGGGCGCGATCGAGGTACACCTCAACGCCGGCGATGCGATTCTTTTTGTGGATGCCATCGCCCATGGCTCGGCCAAGCGCGTGAATCCGGGCGAGCGGCGGATCGTGGTCTACCGCTACGGGCCATCGTGGGGGAACTTCCGCCACCCGTACCAAGTCTCGCCGGAGTTTTTGGAGCGCCTGACACCCCGCCAGCGGAAAGTGGTCTGCCCGCAGCCGCCGCTCCCCCGGACTCCCAACCGGCTAGGCTAGCGCCACCTGCGCCTGCATCAGCGCCTCGACCTCCGCGATCTCGAAGGGGACATGGGCCGTCAGCACCTCGCAGCCGGTCTCGGTGATGACAATCGTGTCCTCGACTCGGATGTAGAGGGTCTCCTCGGGGACCCAGAGCATGGGGTCGATGGAGATCACCAGCCCTACCTGCATCGGGACATCGAAGTACGAGCCGACATCGTGGACCGCCATCCCGACCGGATGCGAGAGGTGCCCGCGGAACTCCAGCGCCTTACGGGCCGCCTCGGCGTAGATCGGCTTGGAGAATGTCGTCCGCTCCCAGACACCGCGCATCTCCTCGGCGGTCTCGGCGAGGATCTCGCGGGGGAGCGCGCCGGGGCGGAGGCGCTTTAAGAGGGCTTTGTGGTAGGTGACAATAAAGCCATAGAGCTCCCGCTGGTATCCCTCAAACCTGCCATTGACCGGCCACATGCGCCCGATATCGTTGGTGTAGTTGCAGACATCGGGGGCGTAGTCCATCAGCACCAAGTCGCCGTCGGTGAGGAGCGAGTCGTTCTGGTTGTAGTGGCCGTCCCAGATATTGGCCCCGCAGGCGATAATCGGGCAGTACCCCTCCCGCCGCGCGCCGCCATCGCGGTAGAGCCCATCCGCAATCGCCCCGAGCTGGTACTCGCGCATCCCCGGCCGGGTCGCCTCAATCGCTGCTTTCACGGCAAGCCCGGTGAGCTTTCCGGTGTAGCGCATCAGCTCGATCTCGTGGGGGCTCTTGATGACCCGGAGCGCATCGACGATTGGGCTCAGGTCGCGCAGCTCCGCCCGGGGGAGCACGGCGCGGAGGCGTGCTTGAAAGCGTGCGGCGCGGGAGACCTCGCCGTCCCACGGGTCCTTGGCGACTGTCTTGGCATAGAGCTGCAAGACATCGCGGCACTCCACCCGGCCCTCGGGCGGTGCAAAGGGCGTGTAGAGCATCGTGACTCCCGCCAGTCTCTCCTCGAGCGCCTCCAGCCCGTAGACCGCGTTTAGGCCCAGC is a window encoding:
- a CDS encoding M24 family metallopeptidase, which codes for MKSLYAVSHWFPAEEFATRRARVFEAIGPTACALLQGGGPVRGFEVFRQTNEFFYLCGVELPQAYLLLDGRDQTTALFVPGGSAAETLGLNAVYGLEALEERLAGVTMLYTPFAPPEGRVECRDVLQLYAKTVAKDPWDGEVSRAARFQARLRAVLPRAELRDLSPIVDALRVIKSPHEIELMRYTGKLTGLAVKAAIEATRPGMREYQLGAIADGLYRDGGARREGYCPIIACGANIWDGHYNQNDSLLTDGDLVLMDYAPDVCNYTNDIGRMWPVNGRFEGYQRELYGFIVTYHKALLKRLRPGALPREILAETAEEMRGVWERTTFSKPIYAEAARKALEFRGHLSHPVGMAVHDVGSYFDVPMQVGLVISIDPMLWVPEETLYIRVEDTIVITETGCEVLTAHVPFEIAEVEALMQAQVALA
- a CDS encoding phytanoyl-CoA dioxygenase family protein, whose protein sequence is MSMLQDDLPVTAREEYFFDLNGFIILRNVLTPEHLAELNAILDNIKQLQPPLAPGEWYGGVHAHSYGGAEGINLQQIYEAGEPFERLIDHPGWFAKVKHFVGGEGTFDWHHGPLFIDENFANLRGPGEAIGIHSGGVDGVTRCQFRYQNGRFHCGQINILMALSDIGPGDGATMVIPASHKSNFTHPDTHAHQMKGGEVRSADGMEGAIEVHLNAGDAILFVDAIAHGSAKRVNPGERRIVVYRYGPSWGNFRHPYQVSPEFLERLTPRQRKVVCPQPPLPRTPNRLG